GTTAAGGGTCGGGGttagtgtttattttattttacttaatttattatttcttattattattatatcacagGTTGGGGTTagtgttttgtatttatttttgttattttattatttaatttaaattttttttgttaggttagggtttaatattagggttaAGGGTTCCAATTAGGTAGGTTAATAGGGTTAAGGGTTAgtgtttattcaatttttattaatgtattattaATATATCAAGGGCTggggttaatgtttttttttgtttgttttattattattatttattaactttttatttattttgttaggttAGGGGTTACAATTAGGATTCGAGTTAGGgttagtgttttatttttattattttttattattatatcaagggttgggggttagtgtttttttatttatttttgccatttttttattattatttatttactttgtatttattttgttaggtTAGGGGTTAAAATTAGGATTaggattagagttagggttaatattagggttaagggttagtgatttatttttattatttattattattattattattattattattattattattattatatcaaggGTTGGGgttagtgttttttatttatttttgccattttattattattatttatttacttttttttttttgctaggttaGGGGTTAcaattaggattagggttaggaggtTAATATTAGGTTAAGGGTTGGGGgtgagtgttttatttttttatttaatatattgatttattttgttaGGTTAGGGTTTATTATTAGAGTTAGGGGTCAcaattaggattagggttagtagGTTGTTGGGGTTAAGGGTTAgtgtttattcaatttttattaaagcgggggttcaccctaaaactattttctaacattacattgacatgactctcgacaatgacagtatgccgttttttttttgctgtacatacctcgtacagctatttttccCCACGGCTtccaggtagtgaatcccgcgggagtgggcgttcctatccagcaggtgattgacgtgatgacaaaaactacctccccccatcgcataaggagcgtcacgagttgccgaaagaagctgaacggcggtgcgcaggagccgtatagcaccgactcgccgttcgggttctttcggcaactcgtgacgctccttatgcgatggggggaggtagtttttgtcatcacgtcaatcacctgctggataggaacgcccactcccgcgggattcactacctggaagccgggtaagaaaatacatgtacgaaggtatgtacagcaaaaaaaaaaaacggcatactgtcattgtcgagagtcatgtcaatgtaatgttagaaaatagtttttagggtgaaccaccgctttaatttattattattatatcaaggACTGgggttaatgtattttttattatttatttaatgtattttgttAGGTTAGGGGTTAcaattaggattagggttagagttagggttaatattagggttaagggttagtgttttatttttattatttattattattattattattattattattattattattattattattatatcaaggGTTGGGgttagtgttttttatttttttttgccattttattattattattatttattatttatttactttttatttattttgttaggttAGGGGTTAcaattaggattagggttaggaggtTAATATTACGATCAAGGGTTTGGGGGATTAGTGTTttcatttgttattttattattattattattataatttatttacttattatttaattatttctttTCTTAGGTTAGGGGGTTAATATTATGGTTAAGGGTCGGGGttagtgtttattttattttacttaatttattatcttttattgttattatatcaCGGGTTGGGGGTTAgtgttttgtgtttatttttgttattttattatttaatttgtatttattttgttaggtTAGGGTTTAATATAAGGGTTAGGGGTTAcaattaggattagggttagtagGCTAATAGGGTTAAGGGTTAGTGttcaatttttattaatttattattattatatcaaggGCTggggttaatgtttttttttattattattattattattattattattattattattcatttatttattttgttaggttAGGGGTTAcaattaggattagggttagagttagggttaatattagggttaagggttagtgtttttatttgtttatttattattattattattatttatttatttacttattatttatttatttttcttaggtTAGGGGGTTAATATTATGTTTAACGGTCGGGGttagtgtttattttattttacttaattttttagtttttattattattatatcacgGGTTGGGGTTagtgttttgtatttatttttgttattttattattttatttaaaacatttttgttaggTTAGGGTttcatattagggttaggggttccaATTAGGTAGGTTAATAGGGTTAAGGGTTAgtgtttattcaatttttattaatgtattattattattatatcaaggGCTGGGgttaatggtttttttttttttgtttgttttattattattattatttatttactttttatttattttgttaggttAGGGGTTACAATTAGGATTCGAGTTAGGgttagtgttttatttttattattttttattattatatcaagggttgggggttagtgtttttttatttatttttgccattttgttattattatttatttacttttcatttatCTTGTTGGGTTATGGGTTAcaattaggattagggttagagttagggttaatattagggttaagggttagtgttttatttttattatttattattatatcaagGGTTGGGgttagtgttttttatttatttttgccattttattattattattattattattattattattatttatttactttttttttttttgctaggttaGGGGTTACAATTACAATTAGGGTTAggaggttaatattagggttaagggttgggggttagtgtttttttttttatttaatatattgatttattttgttaggttagggttaggggtaaatATTGATGGTTAAGGGTTGGGGTTTGTGTGTttcttattttatgtatttttgttatttgttttttattattatttattttcatttaattatTGCATTTGAGCAGACAAATTCTCAAAAATGTGTGACAAAACGCACTAAAGCACTCCTAATGTTTTTGGTGATGGAGTTTTGCGCTGAACTTGTTTCTTCCGTTTGTCTCCTGTCCAGGCCCAGCGATGCCCCCGGTACCACCTCCCAATTTCTCCTGGGTGGAGCCCGGACTCCTGGCTGGCATGGCGATGCCACGTCTCCCGGCCCATTATGAATACATGTACGAAAATGGCATCCGGCATCTGGTGACCCTGACTGAGCACAAAGCCCCGCACCACGACTCCTGCCCCGGAATCGCCCTCCACCGGATCCGGATCGTAGACTTCTCTCCGCCCAGCCTGGAGCAAATCAAAACCTTCCTCAAGATCGTGGAGGATGCCAAGGCCAAGGGAGAGGTGAGAGGACTCTTCCCCTTCCCCCAACTCTCCTCTCCTAAAATACTCTgccctgctggaggactctgctcctccctctataactctcctctcctgaaatactctgctggaggactctgctccttccgctataactctcctctcctgaaatactctgcactactggaggactctgctccttcctctataactctcctctcctgaaatactctgctggaggactctgctccttcctctataactctcctctcctgaaatactctgctctgctggaggactctgctccttcctctataactctcctctcctgaaatactctgctggaggactctgctccttcctctataactctcctctcctgaaatactctgctggaggactctgctccttcctctataactctcctctcctgaaatactctgctggaggactctgctccttcctctataactctcctctcctgaaatactctgctctgctggaggactctgctccttcctctataactctcctctcctgaaatactctgctctgctggaggactctgctccttcctctctaactctcctctcctgaaatactctgctctgctggaggactctgctccttcctccagaactctcctctcctgaaatactctgctgggggactctgctcctccctctataactctcctctcctgaaatactctgctctgctggaggactctgctccttcctctataactctcctctcctgaaatactctgctggaggactctgctccttcctctataactctcctctcctgaaatactctgctggaggactctgctccttcctctataaccctcctctcctgaaatactctgccctgctggaggactctgctcctccctctataactctcctctcctgaaatactctgctggaggactctgctccttcctctataactcaactctcctgaaatactctgctggaggactctgctccttccgctataactctcctctcctgaaatactctgcactactggaggactctgctccttcctctataactctcctctcctgaaatactctgcactactggaggactctgctccttcctctataactctcctctcctgaaatactctgctctgctggaggactctgctccttcctctataactctcctctcctgaaatactctgctggaggactctgctccttcctctataactctcctctcctgaaatactctgccctgctggaggactctgctccttcctctataactctcctctcctgaaatactctgcactgctggaggactctgctccttcctctataactctcctctcctgaaatactctgcactgctggaggactctgctccttcctccagaactctcctctctaACATTGATGGTGTGTGTATTACAGGCGGTTGGCGTCCATTGCATGCACGGTTTCGGTCGGACGGGCACCATGTTGGCGTGCTTCCTGGTGAAGACGAGGAAGATCACCGGAGTGGACGCCATCGATGAAATCCGCCGGATTCGTCACGGATCCATAGAGACCACCGAGCAGGAAAAATCGGTCATCCAATTTCACCATCACATCAAGTGATTGGAGGATGCGGGGCGATCGATTCCTCGGAGCAAAACCATTTTTACTGACTGTATCAATCGAATTAAAAGTCACACTGGAGAATCTTCTGGAAGCAAATGGACTGAACCACTCGTTGTGTCCTTTTATTTTACTCTTCTGAtatcatttctaggtggattctgTAGGGTTGAGTCGGCCCCCAGACTCCTTTTATATGTCTCAGAAGCTGCAACGATCTCCTGACCAAAATTTCTctgagttgcgcggtcgtatctatgcgcctgattcttagaatcagttacgcatagatttctattagatccgaccggcgtaagtctcttacgccgtcggatcttaactgcatatttacgctggccgctagggggcgtgtacgctgatttacgcctagaaatatgtaaatcagcaagatacgcaaattcaccaacgtaagcccggccgacgcagtacagatacgccgtttacgttaggcgtaaagttacccctgctatatgaggcgtaccaatgttaagtatggacgtcgttcccgcgtcgaattttgtaaattttacgtagtttgcgtaagtcgtccgtgaatggggctgggcgtcatttacgttcacgtcgaaaaaaatacgtccttgcggtgtactttggagcaatgcacactgggatatgtccatggacggcgcctgcgccgtacgtaaaaagcgtcatttacgtgggttcacataacatttacataacacacgcccccctgttccacatttaaattaggcgggcttacgccggcctattaacgctacgccgccgcaacttacagagcaagtgctttgagaatactgcacttgcccgtctaagttgcggaggcgtaacgtaaatagtatacgctacgcccgctccaAGATACGCCGctttacgtgaatccgggccaatattttttttataataataataaaaaaataatatatatatatatatacagtatagattaTTTAAACATAAATTAAATTGATGTTAAgatataaatttaaaaataataatattaacaatgaaaatatatatatatacagtatagataaTTTAAACATACATTAAATAGAtgtaaagttatagggccagatccacagaagaattacgccggcatatctattgaaacgcagcgtaatttcaaagttcccgcgtcgtatctttgttttgtatctacaaaacaagatacgactgcatctgggctcgatccgacaggtatacgtcttagtacgccgtcggatcttaggtgcatttttccgccggtcgctaggtggcgtttccttcgaattcc
This window of the Rana temporaria chromosome 13, aRanTem1.1, whole genome shotgun sequence genome carries:
- the DUSP23 gene encoding dual specificity protein phosphatase 23 isoform X1; this encodes MGSSGGGSCQPVPGPRHVTSQEILCSYIVAESGPAMPPVPPPNFSWVEPGLLAGMAMPRLPAHYEYMYENGIRHLVTLTEHKAPHHDSCPGIALHRIRIVDFSPPSLEQIKTFLKIVEDAKAKGEAVGVHCMHGFGRTGTMLACFLVKTRKITGVDAIDEIRRIRHGSIETTEQEKSVIQFHHHIK
- the DUSP23 gene encoding dual specificity protein phosphatase 23 isoform X2 is translated as MPPVPPPNFSWVEPGLLAGMAMPRLPAHYEYMYENGIRHLVTLTEHKAPHHDSCPGIALHRIRIVDFSPPSLEQIKTFLKIVEDAKAKGEAVGVHCMHGFGRTGTMLACFLVKTRKITGVDAIDEIRRIRHGSIETTEQEKSVIQFHHHIK